The proteins below are encoded in one region of Salvelinus namaycush isolate Seneca chromosome 39, SaNama_1.0, whole genome shotgun sequence:
- the LOC120033047 gene encoding ras GTPase-activating protein nGAP-like isoform X2, with the protein MMGFRRWIACGGTLECSPDHMAPTGGPRPKGQDGGVRGLIKRRFYGGAMRKSNTQLNTIGLNKGSRLYGSRESVSIPVSAAGNLDLSADTSTVIRPVHSSILGEKYCFEVINSENNHCFGCTSAAERDRWIEDLRRAAQPNKDNCERTENSLSLWVNEAKDLLPKRRYYCELHLDGTLFARTSSRAVGKSSHHSSLVGDGSSGGVLGGSGGVVGGCQLFWGEFFELDNLPSVSQITLHLFRDEEPKKKRHSRDESTLHPLGSVALSLADIRGRAFQEKWHPIIPYKASGAGGTKEQLGPQASLRVKARFQNLQVLPIERYKEFAEFVTVDYVGMCRNLEPLLSVRKKEELAGALVHVLQSIGKAKEFLIELGSAEVERLGEKEALIFRENTLATKAIDEYMKLVGQKYLIDTLGEFITRLYASVESCEVDPLKCPASELSNNQRHLKESCEEAVQKITEMHGSFPEELNRIFSSWVELCEKQGRPEIGQRLISASLFLRFLCPAILSPSLFGLTQPYPEPATLRTLTFTAKVIQNLANFTLFGEKEGYMLFMNDFLQQHWERMRCFLQTVSSPDIEIPMTSFDGYVDLPLRLAVLHSLLVDIISPMKQDTIDKLHPLPSILNQITESLGPDALRITVSSNIGHSKPTYVPPKDVGKYSPLHNSMQQLPMDAKGGQRKESFQGVKRDRMNARERKPVSRTQSAPHRRQMDPKQQLRRQSSTENLPLEDQEAEQEANPPLDISSPQNSVGVKAPPAPVPWIKVSQSKETYERKVENEDINLLDRHAQELSELRLGVEQVTERELEMAKRLEDFIVQSQDQNAVLLAEVNELRNLLAVREEQLASATFRLGVIEEEREEDERKLNVAVAAAERMNVLEEQFADLLKDRHQLSGDYTGDQSNTQYPGIGANHVNSI; encoded by the exons atGATGGGATTTAGACGCTGGATTGCATGTGGAGGCACATTGG AATGCAGCCCCGACCACATGGCCCCCACTGGAGGCCCCAGACCGAAGGGCCAAGATGGAGGAGTGAGG GGGCTGATCAAGCGGCGTTTCTATGGTGGAGCCATGCGAAAGAGCAATACCCAGTTAAACACCATTGGGTTGAACAAGGGGAGCAG GCTCTATGGCTCACGGGAGTCTGTGTCCATCCCAGTCAGCGCTGCAGGAAACCTGGATCTGAGCGCAGATACCAGTACGGTCATCAGGCCTGTACATAGCTCCATCTTGGGGGAGAAGTACTGCTTTGAG GTGATAAACTCAGAGAACAACCACTGTTTTGGGTGCACCTCAGCTGCTGAGCGAGACCGCTGGATAGAGGACCTGAGACGGGCTGCTCAGCCAAATAAG GACAACTGTGAGCGGACAGAGAACTCCCTCAGTCTGTGGGTGAACGAGGCCAAGGACTTGCTCCCCAAGAGGCGATACTACTGCGAGCTGCACCTGGATGGCACCCTGTTCGCCCGCACCAGTAGCCGAGCCGTGGGCAAGTCTTCCCATCACTCCAGCTTGGTTGGTGATGGATCCTCTGGTGGGGTGCTCGGGGGCAGCGGCGGGGTGGTCGGAGGCTGCCAGCTGTTCTGGGGAGAGTTTTTTGAGCTGGACAACTTGCCGTCGGTCTCCCAGATCACCCTGCACCTCTTCCGCGACGAGGAACCCAAGAAGAAGCGTCACTCCCGGGATGAGTCCACCCTGCATCCCCTTGGCAGTGTGGCCCTATCCCTGGCCGACATCCGTGGAAGGGCCTTCCAGGAGAAGTGGCACCCGATTATTCCCTACAAGGCGTCTGGTGCCGGAGGGACGAAGGAGCAACTGGGGCCCCAAGCGTCGCTCCGTGTCAAGGCGCGCTTTCAGAACCTGCAGGTGCTGCCCATCGAGAGGTATAAGGAGTTTGCAGAGTTTGTGACAGTGGATTATGTGGGCATGTGCAGGAACCTGGAGCCACTGCTGTCAGTCAGGAAGAAGGAGGAACTAGCCGGGGCACTGGTCCACGTCTTGCAAAGCATTGGCAAGGCCAAG GAGTTCCTTATCGAGTTGGGTAGTGCAGAGGTGGAACGCCTTGGGGAGAAAGAGGCATTGATCTTCAGGGAGAACACGCTGGCCACCAAGGCCATTGATGAGTACATGAAGCTGGTGGGCCAGAAGTACCTCATCGACACCCTGG GGGAATTCATCACTCGACTGTATGCCTCAGTAGAGAGCTGTGAAGTAGACCCTCTCAAATGCCCTGCCTCTGAGCTGTCAAACAACCAGCGGCACCTGAAGGAGAGCTGTGAGGAGGCAGTGCAGAAAATCACTGAGATGCACGG GTCTTTCCCTGAAGAGCTGAACAGGATCTTCTCCAGCTGGGTGGAGCTGTGCGAGAAGCAGGGACGACCTGAAATTGGCCAGCGACTCATCTCTGCCTCGCTATTCCTCCGTTTTCTGTGTCCCGCCATCCTCAGCCCCTCCCTGTTTGGTCTGACACAGCCCTATCCAGAGCCGGCCACCCTGCGCACCCTCACCTTCACAGCCAAGGTCATCCAGAACCTAGCCAACTTCACCCT GTTTGGGGAGAAGGAGGGGTACATGCTGTTCATGAATGACTTCCTACAGCAGCACTGGGAGAGGATGAGGTGCTTCCTTCAGACAGTGTCCAGCCCAGACATAGAGATCCCAATGACATCCTTCGATGGCTATGTTGACTTGCCTCTGCGTCTGGCTGTCCTACACAGCCTGCTGGTCGACATAATTTCCCCAATGAAGCAG GACACTATAGACAAATTGCACCCTCTGCCTTCAatcctgaaccagattacagaaTCTCTGGGCCCAGATGCTCTACGGATTACTGTTAGCAG CAACATTGGTCATTCCAAGCCGACCTACGTGCCCCCTAAAGACGTGGGCAAGTACAGCCCTCTGCACAACTCCATGCAGCAGCTGCCTATGGATGCGAAGGGCGGCCAGCGGAAAGAAAGCTTTCAAGGGGTCAAGCGAGACAGGATGAATGccagagagaggaagccagtatCCAGGACCCAGAGTGCTCCGCACAGACGGCAGATGGACCCTAAACAGCAACTGAGGAGACAGAGCAGCACTGAAAATCTGCCGCTGGAGGACCAAGAGGCAGAGCAGGAAGCCAACCCTCCACTTGATATCTCATCACCACAGAAC AGCGTCGGTGTAAAGGCTCCTCCTGCTCCAGTGCCTTGGATCAAAGTGTCCCAGAGCAAAGAGACATACGAGAGGAAGGTAGAGAATGAAGATATCAACCTACTGGACAGG CATGCACAGGAGCTGTCGGAGCTCCGCCTGGGGGTGGAGCAGGTGACAGAGCGTGAGTTGGAGATGGCCAAGCGGCTGGAGGACTTCATTGTCCAAAGTCAAGATCAGAATGCAGTCTTGTTGGCTGAGGTTAACGAACTGCGGAATCTTCTGGCTGTCCGTGAGGAACAGCTCGCCAGCGCCACTTTCAG GCTGGGGGTTAtcgaggaggagagggaggaggatgagaggaagcTGAACGTCGCCGTGGCAGCAGCTGAGCGAATGAACGTACTG GAGGAGCAGTTTGCAGACCTGCTGAAGGACAGGCACCAGCTCAGTGGAGACTACACCGGTGACCAGAGCAACACACAGTACCCTGGGATCGGGGCCAATCATGTCAACAGCATCTGA
- the LOC120033047 gene encoding RAS protein activator like-3-like isoform X1, with amino-acid sequence MKMGTNQDAESEPEAKPIAEETGPTEEEKETPAEHPHDAPPPEDVDPLNTYKWHTGAKAATLDGTRGEGGATASTTIEKMEKTSTTKWSNKMQNWRKALSEDPGERASTVGRGGETPRLEKNPTSRKNPFRRAQSEPPGLLFTTQSPSSSAQATSGPGASVEAPEPSPTDTPQKGGGGALFRKYIRTVSQKLKRPRLLSRNSTPTLLQDAGGSGLAAASLELARLSWAPPQDVPVWDINNCVLEDGQILITPEEEPVMWTRNRVSSCLSNLSMQNLADVNMECSPDHMAPTGGPRPKGQDGGVRGLIKRRFYGGAMRKSNTQLNTIGLNKGSSRLYGSRESVSIPVSAAGNLDLSADTSTVIRPVHSSILGEKYCFEVINSENNHCFGCTSAAERDRWIEDLRRAAQPNKDNCERTENSLSLWVNEAKDLLPKRRYYCELHLDGTLFARTSSRAVGKSSHHSSLVGDGSSGGVLGGSGGVVGGCQLFWGEFFELDNLPSVSQITLHLFRDEEPKKKRHSRDESTLHPLGSVALSLADIRGRAFQEKWHPIIPYKASGAGGTKEQLGPQASLRVKARFQNLQVLPIERYKEFAEFVTVDYVGMCRNLEPLLSVRKKEELAGALVHVLQSIGKAKEFLIELGSAEVERLGEKEALIFRENTLATKAIDEYMKLVGQKYLIDTLGEFITRLYASVESCEVDPLKCPASELSNNQRHLKESCEEAVQKITEMHGSFPEELNRIFSSWVELCEKQGRPEIGQRLISASLFLRFLCPAILSPSLFGLTQPYPEPATLRTLTFTAKVIQNLANFTLFGEKEGYMLFMNDFLQQHWERMRCFLQTVSSPDIEIPMTSFDGYVDLPLRLAVLHSLLVDIISPMKQDTIDKLHPLPSILNQITESLGPDALRITVSSNIGHSKPTYVPPKDVGKYSPLHNSMQQLPMDAKGGQRKESFQGVKRDRMNARERKPVSRTQSAPHRRQMDPKQQLRRQSSTENLPLEDQEAEQEANPPLDISSPQNSVGVKAPPAPVPWIKVSQSKETYERKVENEDINLLDRHAQELSELRLGVEQVTERELEMAKRLEDFIVQSQDQNAVLLAEVNELRNLLAVREEQLASATFRLGVIEEEREEDERKLNVAVAAAERMNVLEEQFADLLKDRHQLSGDYTGDQSNTQYPGIGANHVNSI; translated from the exons CACACTGGAGCCAAGGCAGCAACCCTTGACGggacgagaggagagggtggagccACAGCATCAACAACAATAGAGAAGATGGAGAAGACTTCCACCACCAAATGGAGTAATAAGATGCAGAACTGGCGGAAAGCCCTGAGCGAGGATCCCGGAGAAAGAGCCTCAACCGTTGGACGAGGAGGGGAGACCCCCAGGCTGGAGAAGAACCCTACATCCAGGAAGAACCCCTTCAGAAGGGCCCAGTCTGAGCCTCCAGGGTTGCTGTtcactacccagtctccctccTCTTCAGCCCAGGCAACATCGGGACCAGGGGCAAGCGTAGAGGCACCGGAACCATCCCCCACGGACACGCCACAGAAAGGGGGTGGAGGGGCACTGTTCAGGAAGTACATACGCACCGTCTCGCAGAAGCTCAAGAGGCCCCGGCTGCTGAGCAGAAACAGCACCCCGACCCTTCTACAAG atgcGGGTGGGAGCGGGCTTGCAGCTGCGTCCCTAGAGCTAGCCAGGCTGTCATGGGCCCCTCCCCAGGACGTCCCCGTTTGGGACATCAACAACTGTGTCCTGGAGGACGGACAGATCCTCATCACCCCGGAGGAAGAG ccAGTGATGTGGACCCGGAACCGAGTCAGCAGCTGCCTGTCAAACCTCAGCATGCAGAACCTGGCAGATGTCAACATGG AATGCAGCCCCGACCACATGGCCCCCACTGGAGGCCCCAGACCGAAGGGCCAAGATGGAGGAGTGAGG GGGCTGATCAAGCGGCGTTTCTATGGTGGAGCCATGCGAAAGAGCAATACCCAGTTAAACACCATTGGGTTGAACAAGGGGAGCAG CAGGCTCTATGGCTCACGGGAGTCTGTGTCCATCCCAGTCAGCGCTGCAGGAAACCTGGATCTGAGCGCAGATACCAGTACGGTCATCAGGCCTGTACATAGCTCCATCTTGGGGGAGAAGTACTGCTTTGAG GTGATAAACTCAGAGAACAACCACTGTTTTGGGTGCACCTCAGCTGCTGAGCGAGACCGCTGGATAGAGGACCTGAGACGGGCTGCTCAGCCAAATAAG GACAACTGTGAGCGGACAGAGAACTCCCTCAGTCTGTGGGTGAACGAGGCCAAGGACTTGCTCCCCAAGAGGCGATACTACTGCGAGCTGCACCTGGATGGCACCCTGTTCGCCCGCACCAGTAGCCGAGCCGTGGGCAAGTCTTCCCATCACTCCAGCTTGGTTGGTGATGGATCCTCTGGTGGGGTGCTCGGGGGCAGCGGCGGGGTGGTCGGAGGCTGCCAGCTGTTCTGGGGAGAGTTTTTTGAGCTGGACAACTTGCCGTCGGTCTCCCAGATCACCCTGCACCTCTTCCGCGACGAGGAACCCAAGAAGAAGCGTCACTCCCGGGATGAGTCCACCCTGCATCCCCTTGGCAGTGTGGCCCTATCCCTGGCCGACATCCGTGGAAGGGCCTTCCAGGAGAAGTGGCACCCGATTATTCCCTACAAGGCGTCTGGTGCCGGAGGGACGAAGGAGCAACTGGGGCCCCAAGCGTCGCTCCGTGTCAAGGCGCGCTTTCAGAACCTGCAGGTGCTGCCCATCGAGAGGTATAAGGAGTTTGCAGAGTTTGTGACAGTGGATTATGTGGGCATGTGCAGGAACCTGGAGCCACTGCTGTCAGTCAGGAAGAAGGAGGAACTAGCCGGGGCACTGGTCCACGTCTTGCAAAGCATTGGCAAGGCCAAG GAGTTCCTTATCGAGTTGGGTAGTGCAGAGGTGGAACGCCTTGGGGAGAAAGAGGCATTGATCTTCAGGGAGAACACGCTGGCCACCAAGGCCATTGATGAGTACATGAAGCTGGTGGGCCAGAAGTACCTCATCGACACCCTGG GGGAATTCATCACTCGACTGTATGCCTCAGTAGAGAGCTGTGAAGTAGACCCTCTCAAATGCCCTGCCTCTGAGCTGTCAAACAACCAGCGGCACCTGAAGGAGAGCTGTGAGGAGGCAGTGCAGAAAATCACTGAGATGCACGG GTCTTTCCCTGAAGAGCTGAACAGGATCTTCTCCAGCTGGGTGGAGCTGTGCGAGAAGCAGGGACGACCTGAAATTGGCCAGCGACTCATCTCTGCCTCGCTATTCCTCCGTTTTCTGTGTCCCGCCATCCTCAGCCCCTCCCTGTTTGGTCTGACACAGCCCTATCCAGAGCCGGCCACCCTGCGCACCCTCACCTTCACAGCCAAGGTCATCCAGAACCTAGCCAACTTCACCCT GTTTGGGGAGAAGGAGGGGTACATGCTGTTCATGAATGACTTCCTACAGCAGCACTGGGAGAGGATGAGGTGCTTCCTTCAGACAGTGTCCAGCCCAGACATAGAGATCCCAATGACATCCTTCGATGGCTATGTTGACTTGCCTCTGCGTCTGGCTGTCCTACACAGCCTGCTGGTCGACATAATTTCCCCAATGAAGCAG GACACTATAGACAAATTGCACCCTCTGCCTTCAatcctgaaccagattacagaaTCTCTGGGCCCAGATGCTCTACGGATTACTGTTAGCAG CAACATTGGTCATTCCAAGCCGACCTACGTGCCCCCTAAAGACGTGGGCAAGTACAGCCCTCTGCACAACTCCATGCAGCAGCTGCCTATGGATGCGAAGGGCGGCCAGCGGAAAGAAAGCTTTCAAGGGGTCAAGCGAGACAGGATGAATGccagagagaggaagccagtatCCAGGACCCAGAGTGCTCCGCACAGACGGCAGATGGACCCTAAACAGCAACTGAGGAGACAGAGCAGCACTGAAAATCTGCCGCTGGAGGACCAAGAGGCAGAGCAGGAAGCCAACCCTCCACTTGATATCTCATCACCACAGAAC AGCGTCGGTGTAAAGGCTCCTCCTGCTCCAGTGCCTTGGATCAAAGTGTCCCAGAGCAAAGAGACATACGAGAGGAAGGTAGAGAATGAAGATATCAACCTACTGGACAGG CATGCACAGGAGCTGTCGGAGCTCCGCCTGGGGGTGGAGCAGGTGACAGAGCGTGAGTTGGAGATGGCCAAGCGGCTGGAGGACTTCATTGTCCAAAGTCAAGATCAGAATGCAGTCTTGTTGGCTGAGGTTAACGAACTGCGGAATCTTCTGGCTGTCCGTGAGGAACAGCTCGCCAGCGCCACTTTCAG GCTGGGGGTTAtcgaggaggagagggaggaggatgagaggaagcTGAACGTCGCCGTGGCAGCAGCTGAGCGAATGAACGTACTG GAGGAGCAGTTTGCAGACCTGCTGAAGGACAGGCACCAGCTCAGTGGAGACTACACCGGTGACCAGAGCAACACACAGTACCCTGGGATCGGGGCCAATCATGTCAACAGCATCTGA